A genomic segment from Halomonas sp. TA22 encodes:
- a CDS encoding CaiB/BaiF CoA-transferase family protein — protein MLPLQNLKVLDVSQIMAGPYCTMVLADMGAEVIKIEKIKGGDDSRQMGPYVNDESTCFSQINRNKKSVSLNLKDERAREIFYRLARDADVIVENYRPGVTQSLKIDYDTIKEINPGIVYCSISGYGQTGPYSHRGGFDLVAQGMSGLMSMTGEAGRRPLKTGIAVYDIGAGITAVYSILAAHIHKMNTGEGQHIDIAITECGLPWFTWEAAAYFAEGKVPEATGWRHRVSAPYQAVKTRDGYIMLGCANQRTWERFAQDVLERDDLVSDARFVTNLARGQHVDELESLIEAIMVEQDMAHWLDRCDKAGVPAGPINDFAQAMEDEHYLARDMVQEMEHPVIGRMKTIGFPSKFSRTPSKIRSPAPLFAQHTDEVLSGIGLSAEAIHELREAGSIK, from the coding sequence ATGCTACCTCTACAGAATCTGAAAGTGCTGGATGTCTCCCAGATCATGGCCGGGCCTTACTGCACCATGGTGCTTGCCGACATGGGCGCCGAGGTGATCAAGATCGAAAAGATCAAGGGCGGCGATGACAGCCGCCAGATGGGGCCTTACGTCAATGACGAGTCGACCTGCTTTTCGCAGATCAACCGCAACAAGAAGAGCGTGTCGCTCAACCTCAAGGATGAGCGGGCCCGCGAGATCTTCTACCGCCTGGCCAGGGATGCCGATGTCATCGTCGAGAACTACCGACCGGGCGTGACCCAATCGCTCAAGATCGACTACGACACGATCAAGGAGATCAACCCGGGTATCGTCTACTGTTCGATTTCCGGCTATGGCCAGACCGGGCCCTACAGCCATCGGGGCGGTTTCGACCTGGTCGCCCAAGGCATGAGCGGCTTGATGTCGATGACCGGCGAGGCCGGCCGGCGGCCGCTCAAGACCGGCATCGCGGTATATGACATCGGGGCGGGCATCACCGCGGTCTACTCGATCCTGGCGGCGCATATCCACAAGATGAATACCGGTGAAGGCCAGCATATCGACATTGCCATCACTGAATGCGGCCTGCCATGGTTCACTTGGGAGGCGGCGGCTTACTTCGCCGAGGGCAAGGTACCCGAAGCCACCGGCTGGCGGCATCGGGTTTCGGCGCCTTACCAGGCGGTCAAAACGCGCGATGGCTACATCATGCTCGGCTGTGCCAATCAGCGTACCTGGGAGCGCTTCGCCCAGGACGTGCTCGAGCGTGATGATCTGGTCAGCGACGCGCGATTCGTGACCAATCTTGCCCGAGGCCAGCACGTCGATGAGCTGGAGAGCCTGATCGAGGCCATCATGGTCGAGCAGGACATGGCCCATTGGCTCGATCGCTGCGACAAGGCCGGTGTGCCGGCGGGACCAATCAACGACTTCGCCCAGGCCATGGAAGATGAGCACTATCTGGCGCGTGACATGGTGCAGGAGATGGAGCACCCGGTGATCGGCAGAATGAAGACGATCGGTTTTCCCAGCAAGTTTTCCCGTACGCCATCAAAGATTCGCAGCCCGGCGCCACTGTTCGCCCAGCATACCGACGAGGTGCTGTCAGGCATCGGTTTGTCTGCCGAGGCGATACATGAACTGCGCGAGGCAGGCAGCATCAAGTAG
- a CDS encoding enoyl-CoA hydratase/isomerase family protein: MNTESLSFEKRSGVAWIGFNRPASRNAMTWEMYDALERCCDALAQDDSIHAVVLHGCGGEAFVAGTDITQFANFSEPQDAIDYERRIDRVVGKLETLAKPTIAMLEGFCIGGGAALAMVCDFRYCTPSLKFGVPIAKTLGNCLSITNVSRLIDMVGLARTKEVLMAARLFSADEALQAGLVNGIFDADSIAVEVEARAHEFSKRAPLTIQASKALIQRVQEHRRAARDASDDWVTTCYMSRDFNAAVDKFINKTPFEWTGK; this comes from the coding sequence ATGAACACAGAGAGTCTGTCGTTCGAAAAGCGCTCAGGCGTTGCCTGGATCGGCTTCAATCGCCCGGCCAGCCGCAATGCGATGACCTGGGAAATGTATGACGCACTCGAGCGCTGCTGCGATGCGCTCGCCCAGGACGATTCGATCCATGCCGTGGTACTGCACGGGTGCGGCGGCGAGGCATTCGTGGCCGGTACCGACATCACGCAGTTCGCCAACTTCAGCGAGCCGCAAGATGCCATCGACTATGAAAGGCGTATCGACCGGGTGGTGGGCAAGCTCGAGACGCTTGCCAAGCCCACCATTGCCATGCTCGAGGGCTTCTGTATCGGTGGCGGGGCGGCCTTGGCCATGGTCTGCGATTTTCGCTACTGCACTCCGTCGCTTAAGTTCGGCGTACCGATTGCCAAGACCTTGGGCAACTGCCTGTCGATCACCAATGTCTCGCGCCTGATCGATATGGTCGGCCTGGCCCGCACCAAGGAAGTGCTGATGGCGGCCAGGCTGTTCAGCGCCGACGAGGCGCTGCAGGCGGGGCTGGTGAACGGGATATTCGATGCCGACTCGATTGCCGTCGAGGTGGAGGCGCGGGCCCATGAGTTCTCCAAGCGCGCGCCACTGACGATTCAGGCCAGCAAGGCGCTGATCCAGCGCGTGCAGGAGCACCGGCGTGCCGCGCGCGATGCCAGCGACGATTGGGTCACGACCTGCTACATGAGCCGCGACTTCAATGCGGCGGTCGACAAGTTCATCAACAAGACGCCCTTCGAGTGGACGGGTAAGTAA
- a CDS encoding alanine--glyoxylate aminotransferase family protein has product MLNLDFHPSGRHFLQIPGPSPVPDRILRAMSLPTIDHRGPEFGALGLELLAKTKRIFKTENPVIIYPASGTGAWEAALANTLSPGDKVLMFETGHFATLWQKMALRLGLEPEFIGLPGNEGWRRGVQAEMIEARLKEDVDHTIKAVCVVHNETSTGVTSDIAAVRRAIDATGHPALFMVDTISGLASADYRHDEWGVDVTISGSQKGLMLPPGISFNAISDKALQVSATARLPRSFWAWDEILEANKTGYFPYTPSTNLLYGLNEALDMLLDEGLDHVLERHQRWAAGVRAAIQAWGLEIQCQDPAVYSPVLTGVMMPEGVDADAIRKVIYERFDLSLGMGLGKVKGKMFRIGHLGDCNDLTLIATLGGCEAGLKLAGVELKSSGVTAALEYFVQNPLSPVAR; this is encoded by the coding sequence ATGTTGAATCTCGATTTTCACCCTTCCGGTCGTCACTTTCTGCAGATTCCCGGCCCCTCACCGGTACCGGATCGCATTCTACGCGCCATGAGTCTGCCCACCATCGATCACCGAGGTCCAGAGTTCGGTGCCCTGGGGCTTGAGCTGCTGGCCAAGACCAAGCGGATATTCAAGACCGAGAATCCGGTCATCATCTATCCCGCCTCGGGAACTGGGGCATGGGAAGCGGCGCTGGCCAATACCCTGTCGCCCGGCGACAAGGTGCTGATGTTCGAAACCGGTCACTTCGCCACCCTGTGGCAGAAAATGGCCCTTCGCCTGGGACTGGAACCTGAGTTCATCGGCCTGCCGGGGAATGAAGGGTGGCGGCGGGGGGTGCAGGCGGAGATGATCGAAGCGCGCCTGAAAGAGGATGTCGACCACACCATCAAGGCCGTGTGCGTGGTGCATAACGAGACCTCCACCGGGGTCACCAGCGATATCGCGGCGGTTCGCCGCGCCATCGATGCCACAGGCCATCCGGCGCTGTTCATGGTCGATACCATTTCGGGGCTTGCCAGTGCCGATTACCGGCATGACGAGTGGGGTGTCGATGTGACGATCTCCGGCTCCCAGAAGGGGCTCATGCTGCCCCCCGGGATCAGCTTCAATGCGATTTCCGACAAGGCCCTCCAGGTCAGCGCCACTGCTCGGCTGCCCAGAAGCTTCTGGGCCTGGGACGAGATTCTGGAAGCCAACAAGACCGGCTATTTCCCCTACACGCCGAGCACCAATCTTCTCTATGGCCTGAACGAGGCGCTCGACATGCTGCTCGATGAGGGGCTCGACCATGTCCTGGAGCGCCACCAGCGCTGGGCCGCGGGGGTGCGTGCCGCCATCCAGGCGTGGGGGCTTGAGATCCAGTGCCAGGACCCGGCCGTCTACTCGCCGGTGCTGACTGGCGTGATGATGCCGGAGGGGGTGGATGCCGATGCGATCCGCAAGGTGATCTACGAGCGCTTCGACCTGTCGTTGGGAATGGGGCTGGGCAAGGTCAAGGGCAAGATGTTCCGGATCGGACATCTGGGCGATTGCAACGATCTGACGCTGATTGCCACCCTGGGAGGGTGCGAGGCGGGCCTCAAGCTGGCGGGTGTCGAGCTCAAGTCGAGTGGCGT